In one Sander lucioperca isolate FBNREF2018 chromosome 7, SLUC_FBN_1.2, whole genome shotgun sequence genomic region, the following are encoded:
- the si:ch211-106e7.2 gene encoding uncharacterized protein si:ch211-106e7.2 isoform X1 has translation MVIYFKGTAEQTRKSTTESNRFNLLLQQRTKMQSCAWMNGQYRQVGPPSQSSQAADQFTQFNTQSNQQTGTANTTTVRPPQGANFTYRNGAYSNRQPSNRQTSALPHQEVSYQHPAGENTHFLKMLTGHLQHSSTNTQSGNPSSLVTYGFQQDFHHQNSAQNSSTQSPPNMMIANATYPQQNMSAQWNQSVRVHGNHSIGTQNGNVVPDLQHRGDQNSLFYSVNGESTKSVSGKSTTATSHPQQMVCMGTLVPVAAHSRQTAHNHNQRPNGTQHGFSPSIPPPSYRSACQSFGGNSITTKSSSSLQHLNVFSMSQKTPQYSTYNSGVQATSSFPSNSYSRQYETSPEFPLHPAVGTQERMHSQQIIARIADDLRNSFPAGSDGHPPVYSSSPDGRKQFVSEVSRMKSNQNMQPLTTTVTASYASQLVQLLNVTSPHRDQTQSSVANNCERLEKLSSVKANDSSIHSSPGRTRAVAVVQPLSHESYQVVSQQTCLNKISELSEGTTTDESLSNPGKLLISPKNNPAVYSASNLYLENPNQNGSNESAAEPQDSQKQLCPDDTGSELQVDQHVAQPAQQLVTSEVPVSQSRDKGESKMPKDANKVFELSSLPATPLTHVALTKLIEVAEKSKIESSDNAKSVSVKKLLDMYWNGNCTELACKLRTGWYRNLMRDVLEFHQEHLTPDSVILSYVKRRNKLNSYHVLKHNEVYSELPYKSLWLNVNEQLDDIDKEFGLPQSLKHHLYTLESASQPDQVETNDGIFKEVSNKISSNELNPVGSREEKQDATVEATLTQAASPNTMESAESSDPCYSFEIQVLSPEKAKVIFEQIQTDKQKLPQSMGMDNQLERVTESSLDDELPEVIYATKLENESACSIEQVCCIPRWKQMIWGSNTASLSKCQCEYKQSHFITHKIFDKEEMDVQRKDKLCVISSDSQFNFGTEEGNQAEDGENVNSQVITLHWPELCNELGYTIDFTEDDKKPHSYSDKEPQNISQISINSSQSSITLISENEDDLSSSKNDIPNQKPDFESDSERAPVELTESSQSSCSDEKETNSAFKSDTEIQPDLEVDCVQDQLKSSMQSCTLVSSDCSESEVASKMSDLSENCGQARLTSTTVTEPSLENEEEQTQVSTTDALQKAWSGKHETVERKRKRSSSQDQFFPIFNKSKKCKSLVDVDSQPVLEGSSKCGMVFVDATDGEFSASNVRTVELVPYGSTSQNNCVLISGRKSHISYPEVVSGAAPKPPKVITVKLSPLKRMSSETVPTGRHTVKRNLYDKWSRSLPPTKIRHRSKLKAMCTFASFFGGGLKKAKTAGPANTQQLQVSSEMRTRNGNTKPCLSLKRRRTLSNGLKRGEERTKKYTVTLGQPAKQERSVAENGGRPVPPLQNNVLKFSVLPNTFNFKDGSNGTKETNDPVTDKADLVEGKDQSQNKTVTSARGTWFPNPEKKYSPLTKTGSVFYEFQKKYMERTQPSMDG, from the exons ATGGTCATCTATTTTAAAGGAACAGCAGAACAGACTAGGAAGTCTACAACA GAAAGTAACCGCTTCAACCTACTACTTCAACAGAGGACAAAAATGCAGTCTTGTGCATGGATGAATGGACAGTACCGACAGGTTGGACCGCCTTCACAATCCTCGCAGGCTGCTGATCAGTTTACCCAGTTTAACACACAGAGCAATCAGCAAACTGGGACTGCAAATACCACCACAGTCCGACCACCACAAGGTGCTAATTTCACCTATCGCAATGGAGCTTACTCTAACAGACAGCCATCAAATAGGCAGACCTCAGCACTTCCTCATCAGGAAGTTTCTTATCAGCATCCGGCTGGTGAGAATACCCATTTCCTGAAAATGTTAACCGGACACTTGCAACACTCATCTACTAATACACAAAGTGGAAACCCTAGTTCACTGGTCACTTATGGATTTCAGCAAGATTTTCATCATCAGAACTCTGCTCAGAATTCATCGACCCAAAGTCCACCCAACATGATGATAGCAAACGCTACATACCCTCAGCAAAACATGTCAGCACAATGGAACCAATCAGTTAGAGTTCATGGGAACCATTCGATAGGGACACAGAACGGTAATGTTGTGCCTGATCTCCAACATCGTGGGGATCAGAAcagcttgttttacagtgtaAATGGAGAGTCAACTAAGTCCGTTTCAGGAAAGAGTACAACAGCTACCTCGCATCCACAACAGATGGTTTGCATGGGCACATTAGTGCCTGTTGCTGCACATAGCAGACAGACTGCTCATAACCACAATCAAAGACCAAACGGCACTCAACATGGCTTCTCTCCTTCCATCCCTCCACCAAGTTATAGGTCTGCCTGTCAGTCTTTCGGAGGGAACAGCATTACAACTAAGTCATCGTCAAGTTTACAGCATTtgaatgttttcagcatgagtcAGAAAACTCCGCAATACTCCACATATAACAGTGGGGTACAGGCCACCTCCTCATTTCCCTCAAATTCATATAGCAGGCAGTATGAAACCAGCCCTGAGTTTCCCTTACATCCTGCTGTTGGTACACAAGAGAGAATGCACAGCCAGCAGATTATCGCAAGAATTGCAGATGATCTACGCAACTCTTTCCCTGCTGGCTCAGATGGTCATCCTCCAGTGTATAGTAGTTCACCTGACGGACGGAAGCAGTTTGTCAGTGAGGTCAGTAGGATGAAGTCTAATCAAAATATGCAACCTTTGACAACAACTGTCACTGCAAGTTATGCATCTCAACTGGTTCAGTTGCTTAATGTCACTTCACCACATAGGGATCAGACCCAATCATCTGTAGCAAACAACTGTGAAAGGCTTGAAAAGCTCTCATCCGTTAAGGCAAATGACAGCTCCATTCACTCATCTCCTGGTCGCACAAGAGCTGTTGCTGTTGTGCAACCATTGTCCCATGAAAGCTACCAGGTTGTCAGCCAGCAAACCTGTTTGAACAAAATCAGTGAATTGTCTGAGGGCACCACAACAGATGAGTCTTTAAGTAATCCTGGGAAATTATTAATTTCACCGAAAAACAACCCGGCCGTGTATTCTGCATCTAATCTTTACCTAGAAAACCCAAATCAAAATGGGTCCAACGAATCTGCAGCTGAGCCTCAagactcgcaaaaacaattatGTCCAGATGACACAGGATCTGAACTGCAAGTAGACCAGCATGTTGCACAACCTGCTCAACAATTAGTAACATCTGAAGTGCCAGTGAGCCAAAGCAGGGATAAGGGTGAAAGTAAGATGCCAAAAGATGCGAATAAGGTTTTTGAGCTTTCCTCACTCCCAGCAACCCCACTGACACATGTCGCATTAACTAAGTTGATAGAAGTGGCTGAAAAATCTAAGATTGAGTCAAGTGACAATGCAAAGTCTGTTTCTGTAAAAAAATTACTAGACATGTATTGGAATGGCAATTGTACAGAGTTGGCATGTAAGCTCAGGACAGGCTGGTACAGGAATTTAATGAGGGATGTTCTAGAATTCCACCAGGAACATTTAACACCAGACTCTGTCATACTGTCATATGTAAAGCGCAGAAACAAACTCAACAGCTACCATGTCCTCAAACACAATGAAGTTTATTCAGAACTGCCCTACAAATCATTGTGGTTAAATGTCAATGAGCAGCTAGATGACATTGACAAAGAGTTTGGCTTACCTCAGTCTTTGAAGCATCATCTTTACACGCTTGAGAGTGCCAGCCAGCCAGATCAGGTCGAGACCAACGACGGAATCTTTAAAGAGGTGTCAAACAAGATTTCATCAAATGAGCTTAATCCGGTTGGCTCaagggaagaaaaacaagacgCCACTGTTGAAGCGACTCTAACACAAGCTGCCTCTCCTAATACAATGGAGAGCGCAGAATCCAGTGACCCATGTTACTCATTTGAAATCCAAGTTTTGTCTCCAGAAAAGGCCAAAGTAATTTTTGAACAAATACAAACTGACAAACAAAAGCTGCCACAGAGTATGGGCATGGACAATCAGCTAGAGAGGGTCACTGAAAGCTCTCTGGATGATGAGCTACCAGAGGTTATATATGCCACAAAACTGGAGAACGAGTCAGCCTGTTCAATAGAACAGGTTTGCTGCATTCCAAGGTGGAAGCAAATGATTTGGGGGTCAAACACAGCTTCTTTGAGTAAATGCCAGTGTGAGTATAAGCAAAGTCATTTTATTACTCACAAGATCTTTGATAAGGAAGAGATGGACGTACAAAGGAAAGATAAACTGTGTGTGATCAGCTCTGACAGCCAATTCAACTTTGGCACAGAAGAAGGGAATCAAGCGGAGGATGGAGAGAATGTCAACAGTCAGGTTATAACACTTCATTGGCCTGAGCTATGCAATGAACTCGGTTACACCATTGACTTTACTGAAGATGACAAAAAACCTCACTCATATTCTGACAAAGAACCACAGAACATTTCCCAGATAAGCATAAATAGCAGCCAGTCGAGCATTACACTCATAAGTGAAAACGAAGATGATCTGTCAAGCAGTAAAAATGACATTCCCAACCAGAAGCCAGACTTTGAAAGTGATTCTGAACGAGCTCCGGTAGAATTGACAGAAAGTAGCCAGTCGAGCTGTTCAGACGAGAAAGAAACCAACTCGGCattcaaaagtgacactgaaatTCAGCCGGACCTTGAGGTGGATTGTGTACAGGATCAGTTAAAATCAAGTATGCAGTCATGTACTTTGGTCAGTAGTGACTGCAGTGAAAGTGAAGTTGCCAGCAAGATGTCAGACCTGTCAGAGAATTGTGGACAAGCGCGGCTGACATCTACAACTGTGACAGAGCCATCATTGGAAAACGAAGAAGAACAAACTCAAGTTAGTACGACGGATGCCCTCCAGAAAGCTTGGAGCGGTAAACATGAAActgttgaaagaaaaagaaagagatcaAGCAGTCAAGATCAATTTTTTCCAATCTTTAATAAATCTAAGAAATGCAAATCCCTTGTTGATGTGGATTCACAGCCTGTCCTTGAGGGCTCTTCAAAATGTGGAATGGTTTTTGTTGATGCCACTGATGGTGAATTTTCAGCCTCAAACGTTAGAACAGTAGAACTGGTACCGTACGGCTCAACATCACAAAACAATTGTGTTTTAATTAGCGGCAGAAAGAGCCATATTTCATATCCAGAGGTTGTGTCTGGTGCAGCACCAAAGCCTCCAAAGGTTATCACTGTGAAACTCAGTCCCTTGAAGAGAATGTCCAGTGAAACTGTCCCAACAGGGAGACATACAGTCAAACGAAATCTTTACGACAAATGGAGTAGAAGTTTGCCACCAACTAAAATTAGGCACAGAAGCAAACTGAAAGCAATGTGTACTTTTGCCTCTTTTTTTGGGGGAGGTCTCAAGAAAGCTAAAACAGCTGGCCCCGCTAACACTCAACAGCTGCAAGTTTCCTCTGAAATGAGGACCAGGAATGGAAACACAAAGCCCTGCCTGagtctgaagaggaggaggacccTCTCTAATGGACTCAAAcgtggagaggagaggacgaAGAAATACACCGTCACACTCGGCCAGCCCGCTAAACAAGAGAGAAGTGTGGCTGAAAATGGAGGCCGTCCTGTCCCGCCTCTCCAGAACAACGTCCTGAAGTTCAGTGTCTTACCCAATACCTTCAACTTCAAAGATGGTTCCAACGGGACAAAGGAAACCAATGATCCTGTTACAG acaagGCTGACCTTGTTGAAGGAAAGGACCAGAGCCAAAACAAAACTGTCACGAGTGCAAGAG GTACATGGTTTCCAAATCCTGAGAAGAAGTATAGTCCCTTGACCAAGACCGGCAGCGTCTTTTACGAGTTTCAGAAGAAATACATGGAGAGGACGCAGCCATCCATGGACGGCTAG
- the si:ch211-106e7.2 gene encoding uncharacterized protein si:ch211-106e7.2 isoform X2, with protein sequence MVIYFKGTAEQTRKSTTESNRFNLLLQQRTKMQSCAWMNGQYRQVGPPSQSSQAADQFTQFNTQSNQQTGTANTTTVRPPQGANFTYRNGAYSNRQPSNRQTSALPHQEVSYQHPAGENTHFLKMLTGHLQHSSTNTQSGNPSSLVTYGFQQDFHHQNSAQNSSTQSPPNMMIANATYPQQNMSAQWNQSVRVHGNHSIGTQNGNVVPDLQHRGDQNSLFYSVNGESTKSVSGKSTTATSHPQQMVCMGTLVPVAAHSRQTAHNHNQRPNGTQHGFSPSIPPPSYRSACQSFGGNSITTKSSSSLQHLNVFSMSQKTPQYSTYNSGVQATSSFPSNSYSRQYETSPEFPLHPAVGTQERMHSQQIIARIADDLRNSFPAGSDGHPPVYSSSPDGRKQFVSEVSRMKSNQNMQPLTTTVTASYASQLVQLLNVTSPHRDQTQSSVANNCERLEKLSSVKANDSSIHSSPGRTRAVAVVQPLSHESYQVVSQQTCLNKISELSEGTTTDESLSNPGKLLISPKNNPAVYSASNLYLENPNQNGSNESAAEPQDSQKQLCPDDTGSELQVDQHVAQPAQQLVTSEVPVSQSRDKGESKMPKDANKVFELSSLPATPLTHVALTKLIEVAEKSKIESSDNAKSVSVKKLLDMYWNGNCTELACKLRTGWYRNLMRDVLEFHQEHLTPDSVILSYVKRRNKLNSYHVLKHNEVYSELPYKSLWLNVNEQLDDIDKEFGLPQSLKHHLYTLESASQPDQVETNDGIFKEVSNKISSNELNPVGSREEKQDATVEATLTQAASPNTMESAESSDPCYSFEIQVLSPEKAKVIFEQIQTDKQKLPQSMGMDNQLERVTESSLDDELPEVIYATKLENESACSIEQVCCIPRWKQMIWGSNTASLSKCQCEYKQSHFITHKIFDKEEMDVQRKDKLCVISSDSQFNFGTEEGNQAEDGENVNSQVITLHWPELCNELGYTIDFTEDDKKPHSYSDKEPQNISQISINSSQSSITLISENEDDLSSSKNDIPNQKPDFESDSERAPVELTESSQSSCSDEKETNSAFKSDTEIQPDLEVDCVQDQLKSSMQSCTLVSSDCSESEVASKMSDLSENCGQARLTSTTVTEPSLENEEEQTQVSTTDALQKAWSGKHETVERKRKRSSSQDQFFPIFNKSKKCKSLADGEFSASNVRTVELVPYGSTSQNNCVLISGRKSHISYPEVVSGAAPKPPKVITVKLSPLKRMSSETVPTGRHTVKRNLYDKWSRSLPPTKIRHRSKLKAMCTFASFFGGGLKKAKTAGPANTQQLQVSSEMRTRNGNTKPCLSLKRRRTLSNGLKRGEERTKKYTVTLGQPAKQERSVAENGGRPVPPLQNNVLKFSVLPNTFNFKDGSNGTKETNDPVTDKADLVEGKDQSQNKTVTSARGTWFPNPEKKYSPLTKTGSVFYEFQKKYMERTQPSMDG encoded by the exons ATGGTCATCTATTTTAAAGGAACAGCAGAACAGACTAGGAAGTCTACAACA GAAAGTAACCGCTTCAACCTACTACTTCAACAGAGGACAAAAATGCAGTCTTGTGCATGGATGAATGGACAGTACCGACAGGTTGGACCGCCTTCACAATCCTCGCAGGCTGCTGATCAGTTTACCCAGTTTAACACACAGAGCAATCAGCAAACTGGGACTGCAAATACCACCACAGTCCGACCACCACAAGGTGCTAATTTCACCTATCGCAATGGAGCTTACTCTAACAGACAGCCATCAAATAGGCAGACCTCAGCACTTCCTCATCAGGAAGTTTCTTATCAGCATCCGGCTGGTGAGAATACCCATTTCCTGAAAATGTTAACCGGACACTTGCAACACTCATCTACTAATACACAAAGTGGAAACCCTAGTTCACTGGTCACTTATGGATTTCAGCAAGATTTTCATCATCAGAACTCTGCTCAGAATTCATCGACCCAAAGTCCACCCAACATGATGATAGCAAACGCTACATACCCTCAGCAAAACATGTCAGCACAATGGAACCAATCAGTTAGAGTTCATGGGAACCATTCGATAGGGACACAGAACGGTAATGTTGTGCCTGATCTCCAACATCGTGGGGATCAGAAcagcttgttttacagtgtaAATGGAGAGTCAACTAAGTCCGTTTCAGGAAAGAGTACAACAGCTACCTCGCATCCACAACAGATGGTTTGCATGGGCACATTAGTGCCTGTTGCTGCACATAGCAGACAGACTGCTCATAACCACAATCAAAGACCAAACGGCACTCAACATGGCTTCTCTCCTTCCATCCCTCCACCAAGTTATAGGTCTGCCTGTCAGTCTTTCGGAGGGAACAGCATTACAACTAAGTCATCGTCAAGTTTACAGCATTtgaatgttttcagcatgagtcAGAAAACTCCGCAATACTCCACATATAACAGTGGGGTACAGGCCACCTCCTCATTTCCCTCAAATTCATATAGCAGGCAGTATGAAACCAGCCCTGAGTTTCCCTTACATCCTGCTGTTGGTACACAAGAGAGAATGCACAGCCAGCAGATTATCGCAAGAATTGCAGATGATCTACGCAACTCTTTCCCTGCTGGCTCAGATGGTCATCCTCCAGTGTATAGTAGTTCACCTGACGGACGGAAGCAGTTTGTCAGTGAGGTCAGTAGGATGAAGTCTAATCAAAATATGCAACCTTTGACAACAACTGTCACTGCAAGTTATGCATCTCAACTGGTTCAGTTGCTTAATGTCACTTCACCACATAGGGATCAGACCCAATCATCTGTAGCAAACAACTGTGAAAGGCTTGAAAAGCTCTCATCCGTTAAGGCAAATGACAGCTCCATTCACTCATCTCCTGGTCGCACAAGAGCTGTTGCTGTTGTGCAACCATTGTCCCATGAAAGCTACCAGGTTGTCAGCCAGCAAACCTGTTTGAACAAAATCAGTGAATTGTCTGAGGGCACCACAACAGATGAGTCTTTAAGTAATCCTGGGAAATTATTAATTTCACCGAAAAACAACCCGGCCGTGTATTCTGCATCTAATCTTTACCTAGAAAACCCAAATCAAAATGGGTCCAACGAATCTGCAGCTGAGCCTCAagactcgcaaaaacaattatGTCCAGATGACACAGGATCTGAACTGCAAGTAGACCAGCATGTTGCACAACCTGCTCAACAATTAGTAACATCTGAAGTGCCAGTGAGCCAAAGCAGGGATAAGGGTGAAAGTAAGATGCCAAAAGATGCGAATAAGGTTTTTGAGCTTTCCTCACTCCCAGCAACCCCACTGACACATGTCGCATTAACTAAGTTGATAGAAGTGGCTGAAAAATCTAAGATTGAGTCAAGTGACAATGCAAAGTCTGTTTCTGTAAAAAAATTACTAGACATGTATTGGAATGGCAATTGTACAGAGTTGGCATGTAAGCTCAGGACAGGCTGGTACAGGAATTTAATGAGGGATGTTCTAGAATTCCACCAGGAACATTTAACACCAGACTCTGTCATACTGTCATATGTAAAGCGCAGAAACAAACTCAACAGCTACCATGTCCTCAAACACAATGAAGTTTATTCAGAACTGCCCTACAAATCATTGTGGTTAAATGTCAATGAGCAGCTAGATGACATTGACAAAGAGTTTGGCTTACCTCAGTCTTTGAAGCATCATCTTTACACGCTTGAGAGTGCCAGCCAGCCAGATCAGGTCGAGACCAACGACGGAATCTTTAAAGAGGTGTCAAACAAGATTTCATCAAATGAGCTTAATCCGGTTGGCTCaagggaagaaaaacaagacgCCACTGTTGAAGCGACTCTAACACAAGCTGCCTCTCCTAATACAATGGAGAGCGCAGAATCCAGTGACCCATGTTACTCATTTGAAATCCAAGTTTTGTCTCCAGAAAAGGCCAAAGTAATTTTTGAACAAATACAAACTGACAAACAAAAGCTGCCACAGAGTATGGGCATGGACAATCAGCTAGAGAGGGTCACTGAAAGCTCTCTGGATGATGAGCTACCAGAGGTTATATATGCCACAAAACTGGAGAACGAGTCAGCCTGTTCAATAGAACAGGTTTGCTGCATTCCAAGGTGGAAGCAAATGATTTGGGGGTCAAACACAGCTTCTTTGAGTAAATGCCAGTGTGAGTATAAGCAAAGTCATTTTATTACTCACAAGATCTTTGATAAGGAAGAGATGGACGTACAAAGGAAAGATAAACTGTGTGTGATCAGCTCTGACAGCCAATTCAACTTTGGCACAGAAGAAGGGAATCAAGCGGAGGATGGAGAGAATGTCAACAGTCAGGTTATAACACTTCATTGGCCTGAGCTATGCAATGAACTCGGTTACACCATTGACTTTACTGAAGATGACAAAAAACCTCACTCATATTCTGACAAAGAACCACAGAACATTTCCCAGATAAGCATAAATAGCAGCCAGTCGAGCATTACACTCATAAGTGAAAACGAAGATGATCTGTCAAGCAGTAAAAATGACATTCCCAACCAGAAGCCAGACTTTGAAAGTGATTCTGAACGAGCTCCGGTAGAATTGACAGAAAGTAGCCAGTCGAGCTGTTCAGACGAGAAAGAAACCAACTCGGCattcaaaagtgacactgaaatTCAGCCGGACCTTGAGGTGGATTGTGTACAGGATCAGTTAAAATCAAGTATGCAGTCATGTACTTTGGTCAGTAGTGACTGCAGTGAAAGTGAAGTTGCCAGCAAGATGTCAGACCTGTCAGAGAATTGTGGACAAGCGCGGCTGACATCTACAACTGTGACAGAGCCATCATTGGAAAACGAAGAAGAACAAACTCAAGTTAGTACGACGGATGCCCTCCAGAAAGCTTGGAGCGGTAAACATGAAActgttgaaagaaaaagaaagagatcaAGCAGTCAAGATCAATTTTTTCCAATCTTTAATAAATCTAAGAAATGCAAATCCCTTG CTGATGGTGAATTTTCAGCCTCAAACGTTAGAACAGTAGAACTGGTACCGTACGGCTCAACATCACAAAACAATTGTGTTTTAATTAGCGGCAGAAAGAGCCATATTTCATATCCAGAGGTTGTGTCTGGTGCAGCACCAAAGCCTCCAAAGGTTATCACTGTGAAACTCAGTCCCTTGAAGAGAATGTCCAGTGAAACTGTCCCAACAGGGAGACATACAGTCAAACGAAATCTTTACGACAAATGGAGTAGAAGTTTGCCACCAACTAAAATTAGGCACAGAAGCAAACTGAAAGCAATGTGTACTTTTGCCTCTTTTTTTGGGGGAGGTCTCAAGAAAGCTAAAACAGCTGGCCCCGCTAACACTCAACAGCTGCAAGTTTCCTCTGAAATGAGGACCAGGAATGGAAACACAAAGCCCTGCCTGagtctgaagaggaggaggacccTCTCTAATGGACTCAAAcgtggagaggagaggacgaAGAAATACACCGTCACACTCGGCCAGCCCGCTAAACAAGAGAGAAGTGTGGCTGAAAATGGAGGCCGTCCTGTCCCGCCTCTCCAGAACAACGTCCTGAAGTTCAGTGTCTTACCCAATACCTTCAACTTCAAAGATGGTTCCAACGGGACAAAGGAAACCAATGATCCTGTTACAG acaagGCTGACCTTGTTGAAGGAAAGGACCAGAGCCAAAACAAAACTGTCACGAGTGCAAGAG GTACATGGTTTCCAAATCCTGAGAAGAAGTATAGTCCCTTGACCAAGACCGGCAGCGTCTTTTACGAGTTTCAGAAGAAATACATGGAGAGGACGCAGCCATCCATGGACGGCTAG